In one Leptogranulimonas caecicola genomic region, the following are encoded:
- the aroF gene encoding 3-deoxy-7-phosphoheptulonate synthase, with translation MIAIVKQSATPEQLDHFVSWLEGKGFSTNVSQGDHETVVGLIGDTTTIDPFLLESMDIIERVARVSEPFKQANRKFHPEDSVVDCGHGVLIGGGHFQVMAGPCSVEGDGLFTIARQVKEAGATLLRGGAFKPRTSPYANQGMGAEGLRLLREAADELDMPVVSEIMDARDIELFEDLHIEVLQVGARNMQNFTLLKELGKLRRPILLKRGMAATIDEWLMSAEYIMAGGNENVILCERGIRTFETRTRNTFDTNAIAVAHHLSHLPVVGDPSHATGYTRYVVSAALAATAAGADGLEIEVHDQPSQAWSDGAQALTPHQFRNAMRRIQLVREAVTMEDE, from the coding sequence ATGATAGCCATAGTCAAACAGTCCGCCACGCCAGAGCAGCTGGACCATTTTGTGTCCTGGCTGGAAGGCAAAGGCTTTTCTACCAACGTGAGCCAAGGCGACCACGAGACCGTGGTAGGCCTCATTGGCGACACCACCACCATCGACCCCTTTCTCTTGGAGTCCATGGACATCATCGAGCGTGTAGCCCGTGTCTCCGAGCCCTTCAAACAGGCCAACCGCAAGTTCCACCCCGAGGACTCCGTAGTGGACTGCGGCCACGGCGTGCTCATTGGCGGCGGCCACTTCCAAGTGATGGCAGGCCCCTGCTCGGTGGAGGGCGATGGCCTGTTCACCATCGCCCGCCAGGTGAAGGAAGCCGGCGCCACCTTGCTTCGCGGCGGCGCCTTCAAGCCCCGCACCTCGCCCTATGCCAACCAGGGCATGGGCGCTGAGGGTTTGCGCCTGCTGCGTGAGGCCGCAGACGAGCTGGACATGCCGGTGGTTTCTGAAATCATGGATGCCCGCGACATCGAGCTATTCGAAGACCTGCACATCGAAGTCTTGCAGGTGGGCGCCCGCAACATGCAGAATTTCACCCTCCTAAAAGAGCTGGGCAAGCTCCGCCGCCCCATCCTGCTCAAGCGCGGCATGGCAGCCACCATCGACGAGTGGCTCATGAGCGCCGAGTACATCATGGCCGGCGGCAATGAGAACGTGATCTTGTGCGAGCGGGGCATCCGCACTTTTGAGACCCGCACCCGCAACACCTTTGATACCAACGCCATCGCGGTGGCTCACCATCTGTCCCACCTGCCTGTGGTGGGCGACCCCAGCCACGCCACCGGCTACACCCGCTACGTGGTTTCAGCAGCTCTGGCGGCCACTGCCGCCGGCGCCGACGGCCTTGAGATCGAGGTGCACGACCAGCCCTCCCAAGCCTGGTCAGACGGCGCCCAAGCCCTCACGCCCCACCAATTCAGAAACGCCATGCGCCGCATCCAGCTGGTGCGCGAGGCCGTGACCATGGAGGACGAGTGA
- a CDS encoding prephenate dehydrogenase produces the protein MIEPGRIGIVGLGLIGGSFARALYRGPGEVYAWNRNRDVLEMAAIDAIDGELTDEIVGTCELIILTTYPAHSLAWFKEHAHLISPEAIVIDACGTKRKLCQEAQEIAASHNLTFVGAHPMAGTQYSGFGHAKATLFEGAPLVLCPPEMEDLEKLDLLHRIRDLLAPCGFASATVTTPEEHDRIIAYTSQLAHVVSSAYVKSPTALEQKGFSAGSWRDLTRVASLNAPMWSELFLENADYLVAEVDEVITHLQEYRDVLAAGDGVKLEALLDAGTAQKQKADAQ, from the coding sequence GTGATAGAGCCAGGACGCATTGGCATTGTAGGCCTCGGCCTCATTGGTGGTTCCTTTGCCCGGGCGCTCTATCGCGGCCCCGGCGAGGTCTATGCCTGGAACCGCAATCGCGATGTGCTTGAGATGGCAGCCATCGATGCCATCGATGGCGAGCTCACAGATGAGATCGTTGGCACCTGCGAGCTCATCATCCTCACCACCTACCCGGCCCATTCTCTGGCCTGGTTCAAAGAGCACGCCCATCTCATCTCCCCTGAGGCCATCGTCATCGACGCCTGTGGCACCAAGCGAAAGCTCTGCCAAGAGGCTCAAGAGATCGCAGCCTCCCATAACCTCACTTTTGTGGGCGCGCACCCCATGGCGGGCACTCAGTACTCGGGCTTCGGCCATGCCAAGGCCACACTTTTCGAAGGGGCCCCTCTCGTGCTATGCCCACCGGAGATGGAAGACTTGGAAAAGCTGGATCTGCTCCATCGCATCCGAGACCTTTTGGCCCCCTGCGGCTTTGCCTCGGCTACCGTCACCACCCCCGAGGAGCACGACCGCATCATCGCCTACACCTCCCAGCTGGCCCATGTGGTAAGCAGCGCCTACGTCAAAAGCCCTACGGCTCTGGAGCAGAAGGGCTTCTCGGCAGGCTCTTGGCGCGACCTCACACGGGTGGCCAGCCTCAACGCCCCCATGTGGTCTGAGCTCTTCTTGGAAAACGCCGACTATCTGGTGGCCGAGGTAGACGAGGTCATCACTCATCTGCAGGAGTATCGAGACGTGCTGGCCGCAGGCGATGGCGTCAAACTGGAAGCCCTCTTAGATGCCGGCACCGCTCAAAAACAGAAGGCAGACGCTCAATGA
- the aroB gene encoding 3-dehydroquinate synthase — protein MSDVVCIPVNTPSRSYEVVVGIGLLDSLGERVRQVLPRCPHAHIITDTHVGPLYLKPAQRALEQAGFEVTWDNFEAGEASKTPAALARLLEGMALAGCDRDTCVVALGGGVTGDMAGLSAALYMRGCPVVQVPTSLLAMVDSSVGGKTAVDLPQGKNLMGAFWQPWLVVADIACLTTVPPELLVDSVGEVIKHGILADPDLFEDVASSPITAQPLDLERLARIVVRNVEIKRDVVTADEKERGLRQTLNLGHTLGHAIEAASDFALGHGSSVAAGLCCVARASAARGWCTGELASQIEACVASYGLPTSTDAPLPRLLELSFADKKRHGELVNVVIPEALGQVAVHPMYLDDYARFFQAGLEGAPSTGIPTPSLPDPTHPVS, from the coding sequence ATGAGTGACGTGGTTTGTATTCCTGTAAACACCCCCTCCCGCTCCTATGAGGTGGTAGTGGGCATCGGTCTTTTGGACTCCTTGGGCGAGCGCGTACGCCAGGTCCTGCCCCGCTGCCCCCACGCCCACATCATTACCGACACCCATGTGGGCCCTCTCTACCTGAAGCCTGCCCAGCGAGCATTGGAGCAGGCCGGCTTTGAGGTGACCTGGGACAATTTTGAGGCCGGAGAGGCCTCCAAAACCCCTGCCGCGCTGGCCCGCCTGCTGGAAGGCATGGCCCTTGCGGGCTGCGATCGCGACACCTGCGTGGTGGCGCTTGGCGGTGGCGTCACGGGGGACATGGCTGGGCTTTCTGCCGCCCTTTACATGCGCGGATGCCCAGTGGTCCAGGTGCCCACCAGCCTTTTGGCCATGGTGGACTCGTCTGTAGGCGGCAAGACCGCAGTAGACCTTCCCCAGGGCAAGAACCTCATGGGCGCCTTTTGGCAGCCCTGGTTGGTAGTGGCAGACATCGCGTGCCTTACGACCGTGCCGCCAGAGCTCTTGGTGGACTCGGTAGGCGAGGTCATCAAGCACGGCATTCTCGCAGATCCAGACCTCTTTGAAGACGTTGCCTCCTCCCCCATTACCGCCCAGCCGCTGGATCTGGAGCGTTTGGCCCGCATCGTGGTGCGAAACGTGGAGATCAAACGCGACGTGGTGACGGCAGACGAGAAGGAGCGCGGGCTGCGCCAGACCCTCAACCTGGGCCACACCTTGGGCCACGCCATCGAGGCGGCCTCAGACTTCGCCCTGGGCCATGGCTCTTCAGTGGCAGCCGGCCTCTGCTGCGTGGCCCGGGCCTCTGCGGCTCGCGGCTGGTGCACCGGCGAGCTAGCGTCCCAAATCGAGGCCTGTGTGGCCAGCTACGGGCTGCCCACCTCGACCGATGCTCCGCTGCCCCGGTTGCTGGAACTGTCCTTTGCCGATAAAAAACGCCATGGCGAGCTGGTGAACGTCGTGATCCCCGAAGCCTTAGGGCAGGTGGCGGTGCACCCCATGTACTTGGATGACTATGCCCGCTTCTTCCAAGCCGGCCTTGAGGGCGCCCCGTCCACCGGGATCCCAACGCCTTCTTTGCCCGACCCTACTCACCCGGTTTCCTAA
- the aroA gene encoding 3-phosphoshikimate 1-carboxyvinyltransferase: protein MDITLFPRLLKGTVQAPSSKSVAHRALILAALADEPTTIGCTSTSQDIDATAGCLNALGATISYEEGQGFSVVPLPRAEDGSPLPVRDATLWCGESGSTLRFMMPLVAALGGGALLQGAPRLLERPLSPLDAQLTAHGATCELTSEGVAVSGQMSGGTFRLPGDVSSQFVSGLLLAASALKEPVAIQVEEPVASVPYIDLTCDGLAAFGSDVALTTSLEQEGALYTLYQADPFVPHLAEPHYQVEGDWSGAAFWLAAGALGSQVAVQGLSPTSDQGDRAVLGALALLGSRITRNSASVKAEADAPQGHDLSMEQIPDLVPPVAAVAALCPGATRLCGLSRLRIKESDRIETVRAGLSALGASVSVEGDDLVICGVEALSGGVVDAANDHRIAMMAAIAATRATAPVTIRGAQCVAKSYPAFFESYRALGGSLEVRP, encoded by the coding sequence ATGGACATCACCCTTTTCCCCAGACTTCTCAAAGGCACCGTCCAGGCGCCTTCCAGCAAATCGGTGGCACACCGGGCGTTGATCCTGGCTGCCCTGGCAGATGAGCCCACCACCATTGGGTGTACTTCCACCTCCCAAGACATCGATGCCACCGCCGGGTGTCTAAACGCCCTAGGAGCAACCATTTCCTATGAGGAGGGGCAGGGTTTCTCGGTAGTGCCTTTGCCTCGAGCAGAGGACGGATCCCCTCTGCCTGTCCGCGATGCCACCCTCTGGTGCGGCGAGAGCGGAAGCACCCTGCGCTTCATGATGCCGCTGGTAGCAGCCCTGGGAGGCGGGGCGCTTTTGCAAGGGGCCCCTCGCCTTTTGGAGCGTCCGCTGTCCCCGCTGGACGCCCAGCTCACCGCCCACGGGGCCACCTGTGAGCTTACCTCGGAAGGTGTGGCCGTCTCCGGGCAGATGAGCGGCGGCACGTTCAGGCTGCCGGGCGACGTGAGCTCGCAGTTTGTCTCAGGACTGTTGCTGGCCGCCAGCGCCTTGAAAGAGCCTGTGGCCATCCAGGTGGAAGAGCCGGTGGCCTCGGTGCCCTACATCGATTTGACCTGTGATGGATTGGCTGCCTTTGGCAGCGACGTCGCCCTCACCACCTCGCTGGAGCAGGAGGGCGCACTCTATACCCTCTACCAGGCAGATCCTTTCGTGCCGCATCTAGCAGAACCCCACTATCAGGTGGAGGGCGACTGGTCCGGCGCCGCCTTTTGGCTGGCGGCAGGAGCTCTGGGCTCTCAAGTGGCGGTCCAGGGGCTCTCCCCTACCTCCGACCAGGGAGATCGCGCAGTCCTAGGAGCGTTGGCACTTCTCGGCAGCCGCATCACCCGCAACAGCGCCTCTGTCAAAGCCGAGGCAGACGCGCCTCAAGGCCACGACCTCTCCATGGAGCAGATCCCCGATCTGGTGCCCCCTGTCGCTGCGGTGGCCGCCCTTTGTCCAGGCGCCACTCGGCTCTGCGGGCTGTCCCGGCTGCGCATCAAGGAGTCCGACCGCATCGAGACCGTGCGCGCAGGCTTGAGCGCGCTGGGCGCCTCGGTGAGCGTGGAGGGAGACGACCTGGTGATCTGCGGTGTGGAGGCGCTTTCTGGCGGCGTGGTGGATGCAGCCAACGACCACCGCATCGCCATGATGGCCGCTATTGCCGCCACCCGAGCCACAGCGCCCGTCACCATCCGCGGCGCCCAATGCGTGGCCAAAAGCTATCCCGCCTTCTTCGAGTCTTATAGGGCTCTGGGGGGCTCATTGGAGGTGCGCCCATGA
- the aroC gene encoding chorismate synthase, with translation MSSTIGASLRCCVFGQSHSEAIGCVIEGFPAGFKPDFDELRVFMARRAPGHAAWSTPRKESDEFRVLAGLNPDGVTCGAPIACVIENTNTRSQDYDQLRRIPRPGHADYTAQLRYGGHQDVAGGGHFSGRLTAPLCFAGGLCAQLLAARGVTIGAHLAEVASIADKPLPSWDGTRASQERIAEVLVSVSRKPFPTIDDEAGRAMQRAIEDARMSLDSVGGIIGCAVTGFEAGVGSPMFDGIENLLARALFGIPAVKGLSFGDGFEAARSRGSLNNDSYGLIDGACTPLSNHAGGILGGISTGAPLTFSVAIKPTASIGREQASVDLEDGCPQSLIIKGRHDPCIAPRAVPVVEAVTALVCLDALITWPPTHL, from the coding sequence ATGAGCTCCACCATTGGCGCCAGCCTGCGCTGCTGCGTGTTTGGACAGTCGCACTCAGAAGCCATAGGGTGCGTGATCGAAGGCTTTCCCGCCGGCTTCAAACCCGACTTCGACGAACTTCGCGTCTTTATGGCTCGTCGCGCCCCCGGGCATGCCGCCTGGTCCACGCCCCGCAAAGAATCCGACGAGTTTCGCGTGCTCGCAGGTCTGAATCCTGACGGCGTCACCTGCGGGGCGCCCATCGCCTGCGTCATCGAGAACACCAACACGCGCAGCCAGGATTACGACCAGCTGCGCCGGATCCCACGGCCTGGACACGCCGACTACACCGCCCAGCTGCGCTACGGCGGGCACCAAGACGTGGCAGGGGGCGGCCATTTCTCTGGCCGACTCACCGCGCCCCTCTGCTTTGCCGGAGGCCTCTGCGCCCAGCTTTTGGCTGCCCGCGGCGTGACCATTGGGGCCCACCTGGCAGAAGTGGCCTCCATTGCCGATAAGCCCTTACCCTCCTGGGATGGCACCCGCGCCTCTCAAGAGCGGATCGCGGAAGTGTTGGTCTCTGTGTCCCGCAAGCCTTTCCCCACCATCGACGATGAGGCAGGGCGCGCCATGCAGCGGGCCATCGAAGATGCCCGGATGAGCCTAGACTCGGTGGGCGGCATCATTGGCTGCGCAGTCACAGGCTTTGAAGCCGGCGTAGGCTCTCCCATGTTCGACGGGATAGAGAACCTCTTAGCCCGGGCCCTCTTTGGCATCCCTGCGGTGAAGGGACTCTCCTTTGGCGACGGATTCGAGGCCGCCAGAAGCCGCGGCAGCCTCAACAATGACTCCTATGGCCTGATAGATGGCGCATGTACTCCCCTTTCCAACCATGCGGGAGGCATCTTGGGAGGTATCAGCACTGGAGCGCCCCTCACCTTCTCGGTGGCCATCAAGCCCACCGCTTCCATAGGGCGAGAGCAGGCTTCGGTGGATCTAGAAGACGGATGCCCTCAATCCCTTATTATTAAGGGCCGTCATGACCCTTGCATCGCCCCGCGCGCCGTGCCGGTAGTAGAAGCAGTTACCGCCCTGGTATGCCTTGACGCGCTCATCACTTGGCCGCCCACCCACCTTTAG
- a CDS encoding bifunctional chorismate mutase/prephenate dehydratase, with the protein MADLTNIRDRIDSVDAEILKLFIDRMALTDEVAAYKQANDLPVLDRSRERAKLASVLDETPDELKDYATVLFNLLFEVSRANQSASITGQANLVASIKEALETTPDLFPRQAYVACQGVEGAFSQIAADKLFKHAYLSFFSTFEGVFRAVEQGFCSYGVLPFENSSAGTVNQVYDLMSQYDFHIVRTVRLKIDHNLLVKEGVELDRITDVYSHQQAIDQCADFLASLEGVTVHMVENTAVAAKLVAESEDPGAAALGSRSAAETYGLDICRHAVQDTANNYTRFACISKNLEIYPGADRSSLSVVVADKPGALYKVLARFYSLDINLVKLESRPIADRNFEYLFYFDVDCPVAAPEFLRLIGSLDDVCEEFRYLGSYNEVV; encoded by the coding sequence ATGGCAGATTTGACCAACATCCGAGACCGCATCGACTCGGTAGACGCGGAGATCCTCAAGCTCTTTATCGATCGCATGGCCCTCACCGACGAGGTAGCTGCCTACAAGCAGGCCAACGACCTGCCCGTGCTCGACCGCAGCCGCGAGCGAGCCAAGCTGGCTTCTGTGCTTGATGAGACCCCCGATGAGCTCAAAGACTATGCCACGGTCCTCTTCAACCTGCTCTTCGAGGTATCCCGTGCCAATCAGTCTGCCTCTATCACCGGCCAGGCCAACCTGGTGGCTTCCATTAAAGAGGCTCTCGAAACCACCCCTGACCTCTTCCCCCGCCAGGCCTACGTCGCCTGCCAGGGTGTGGAGGGCGCCTTCTCCCAGATCGCTGCCGACAAGCTCTTCAAGCACGCCTACCTCTCCTTCTTCTCCACCTTCGAAGGGGTCTTCCGCGCAGTGGAGCAAGGCTTCTGCAGCTACGGTGTCCTGCCCTTCGAAAACTCCTCGGCAGGCACCGTCAACCAAGTCTACGACCTCATGAGCCAGTACGACTTTCATATCGTGCGCACCGTGCGCCTGAAGATCGATCATAACCTGCTGGTCAAAGAGGGCGTCGAGCTGGACCGCATCACCGACGTCTACTCCCACCAGCAGGCCATCGACCAATGCGCCGACTTCTTGGCAAGCCTCGAGGGCGTCACCGTGCATATGGTAGAAAACACTGCGGTGGCCGCGAAGCTGGTGGCCGAGTCCGAGGATCCCGGCGCCGCCGCCCTGGGCAGCCGCAGCGCCGCAGAGACCTATGGTCTCGACATATGCCGCCACGCCGTCCAAGACACTGCCAACAACTACACCCGCTTTGCTTGTATCTCCAAGAACCTGGAGATCTACCCCGGAGCCGACCGCTCCTCCCTCTCTGTAGTGGTTGCCGACAAGCCCGGCGCCCTCTACAAGGTCTTGGCTCGGTTCTATTCGCTGGATATCAACCTGGTGAAGCTGGAGAGCCGCCCCATCGCCGACCGCAACTTCGAATATCTCTTCTACTTTGATGTGGACTGCCCGGTGGCCGCCCCTGAGTTCTTACGCCTCATCGGCTCTTTGGACGACGTCTGCGAGGAGTTTCGCTACCTGGGCTCCTACAACGAGGTGGTCTAG
- a CDS encoding shikimate kinase has protein sequence MDKWEDIAPAADAVARELAAEHDSRRQVAQGVSESPLDNPSSETQAPFGLVGASLAHSWSPRIHNTLGSSPYGLFSFSHPEDAADFFINGDWQGLNVTIPYKRLAASCAQKRTPLVEELGAANTLVRLGDGTLLADNTDLWGFDYLLHRFCETELVGGIEALAGRKALVLGSGGASQAIQAALRLAGLSPVVISRSGGPQNSYEGLATYHQDACLLVNTTPVGMYPECQAAPVTKETLSRMPGLLGILDLIYNPAKTQLMLEAEALGLPAMGGLLMLVAQAFRSSEIWQDTSLDLTLIDRIAAQITTETRSVYFIGMPGCGKTGCARRLARMANRPFVDLDDAFEIDWEMTPSQCIAQEGEEAFRTKETHTLAVTAKEPGLIVACGGGVVCREANLDLMRHNGIVIMLDRPLDQLSLNDRPLTASKGVEAIAAERMELYRQWADIQVPCTGTAEGDAILVKDMLGL, from the coding sequence ATGGACAAGTGGGAAGACATCGCCCCGGCAGCCGACGCGGTGGCCCGCGAACTGGCGGCAGAGCACGACAGCCGCAGGCAGGTCGCTCAAGGCGTCTCAGAAAGCCCTTTGGACAACCCTTCTTCTGAAACCCAGGCCCCCTTTGGCCTGGTAGGCGCCTCGTTGGCCCACTCCTGGTCCCCGCGCATCCACAATACCTTAGGGTCTTCTCCCTACGGTCTCTTTAGCTTTTCTCACCCCGAGGACGCAGCGGACTTTTTTATAAATGGCGACTGGCAGGGCTTGAACGTCACCATCCCCTACAAACGCTTGGCAGCCTCCTGCGCCCAAAAGCGCACCCCCTTAGTGGAGGAGCTGGGAGCCGCCAATACCCTGGTGCGTTTAGGCGACGGCACCCTTTTAGCCGATAATACCGACCTCTGGGGCTTCGATTATCTGCTACACCGGTTTTGCGAGACTGAGTTGGTAGGCGGCATAGAGGCTTTGGCAGGCCGCAAGGCATTGGTCTTGGGAAGCGGCGGCGCGAGCCAAGCGATCCAGGCTGCCCTGCGCCTGGCAGGCCTTTCGCCGGTAGTCATCAGCCGCAGCGGGGGACCTCAGAACTCCTACGAAGGCCTTGCGACCTATCACCAGGATGCCTGCTTGCTCGTAAACACCACCCCGGTAGGGATGTATCCAGAATGCCAGGCCGCTCCAGTGACCAAAGAGACCCTCTCGCGCATGCCCGGGCTTCTCGGCATCCTCGACCTTATCTACAACCCCGCTAAAACCCAACTGATGCTAGAGGCTGAAGCCTTGGGCTTGCCTGCCATGGGCGGTCTGCTGATGCTGGTGGCCCAGGCGTTCAGGTCCAGCGAGATTTGGCAAGACACCTCGCTTGACCTCACGCTCATCGACCGCATTGCAGCTCAAATCACCACAGAGACACGCTCTGTCTATTTCATTGGCATGCCTGGTTGCGGCAAGACCGGCTGCGCCCGTCGTCTGGCCCGCATGGCCAACCGTCCCTTCGTTGACCTTGATGATGCCTTTGAGATCGATTGGGAGATGACCCCTAGCCAATGCATCGCCCAGGAGGGCGAAGAAGCCTTTCGCACCAAGGAGACCCACACACTGGCTGTCACTGCCAAAGAGCCGGGCCTCATAGTGGCCTGCGGAGGCGGCGTAGTGTGCCGTGAGGCCAATCTTGATCTCATGCGCCACAACGGCATCGTGATCATGTTGGATAGGCCTCTGGACCAACTCTCTTTAAACGACCGCCCGCTCACAGCCTCCAAGGGGGTGGAGGCCATCGCCGCCGAGCGCATGGAGCTCTACCGCCAGTGGGCAGACATCCAAGTGCCCTGTACGGGTACCGCCGAAGGAGACGCCATTTTGGTCAAGGACATGCTGGGCTTGTAA
- a CDS encoding type II 3-dehydroquinate dehydratase encodes MDTAATAQEVLEACGGKDNILSTSVCMTRLRLELANPDEVDEDRLKTLHGVLGLRGRNDHGLEVVFGPAIIDSIATEFSALIERPLVRKAAKAITRMTPALPSQPKDARNLRGDNPSRKASYAAQRKANRSQAQAKQGTWDQEASEDADLDELRRLLEGPGALLNTLENDPEAPAACARRLLVINGPNLNMLGVREPDIYGHETYSDLVDLCHLEGARAGFSEVRCFQSNHEGAIVDVIQDALDVYDAIVINPAAYTHTSVAILDALKAVAIPAVEVHISDVSEREDFRQVSYVRSACVATVMGEGFAGYGHAMRILARCLDENA; translated from the coding sequence ATGGATACGGCAGCCACAGCCCAGGAGGTGCTTGAGGCATGCGGAGGCAAGGACAACATCCTGTCCACCTCGGTGTGCATGACTCGTTTGCGCCTGGAGCTTGCCAATCCAGATGAGGTGGATGAGGATCGCCTCAAGACTCTCCATGGCGTACTAGGCCTTAGAGGCCGTAACGACCATGGCCTTGAAGTGGTTTTTGGCCCTGCCATCATCGACTCCATTGCCACAGAGTTCAGTGCTCTTATCGAGCGTCCCTTGGTGCGCAAGGCAGCCAAGGCCATCACGCGTATGACTCCTGCCCTTCCCAGCCAGCCTAAAGACGCGCGCAATCTACGCGGCGACAACCCCAGCCGCAAGGCCAGCTATGCAGCTCAGCGCAAAGCCAACCGCTCTCAGGCGCAAGCCAAACAGGGCACCTGGGATCAGGAAGCGTCAGAGGATGCAGACCTCGATGAGCTGCGTCGTCTTCTAGAAGGGCCTGGCGCTCTACTGAACACTCTCGAGAACGATCCGGAAGCCCCTGCGGCTTGCGCTCGGCGCCTACTCGTAATCAACGGTCCTAACCTCAACATGCTAGGCGTGCGCGAGCCCGACATCTATGGCCATGAGACCTATAGCGATCTGGTAGACCTCTGCCATTTGGAAGGCGCCAGAGCCGGTTTCTCTGAGGTGCGATGCTTTCAGAGCAACCACGAGGGTGCCATTGTAGACGTCATCCAAGATGCGCTGGATGTCTACGATGCCATCGTGATCAACCCGGCAGCCTACACCCACACTTCCGTGGCCATTTTGGACGCCCTCAAAGCAGTGGCCATCCCTGCCGTCGAGGTACACATCTCTGACGTCTCCGAGCGCGAAGACTTTCGCCAGGTAAGCTATGTGCGCTCTGCCTGCGTTGCCACAGTGATGGGCGAGGGCTTTGCGGGATACGGCCACGCCATGCGAATCCTTGCGCGCTGCCTAGACGAAAATGCCTAG
- a CDS encoding M48 family metallopeptidase, with translation MPSAKSYEFDLNGLPVHITRRHTSHITLRVLPDRTLSLSAPLSATKRSLAEFLYSHERHANDLLQDYEDHHDPALPRLQHAFSHLEPQEEVVWWGQPLSVVWSPTPVPILRSSASPTEKPLSPDHENPSRAGISVDELRGQVIFWGPAAQEGSEARVLRQKLLRVELSAALSSAASRRIPQVESALGVTVESLSFRAMTSRWGSCRYEKGRISLNLDLATHELSALEMVLWHEACHLRVPNHGREFKNLLSSVYPQWKTVSDQLDYEGMRLPKSIAR, from the coding sequence ATGCCTTCTGCTAAAAGCTACGAATTTGATCTTAACGGCCTGCCAGTGCACATCACCCGCCGACATACCTCCCACATCACCCTGCGTGTACTTCCCGACCGCACGCTATCTCTGTCTGCTCCCCTCTCTGCCACCAAGCGTTCGCTGGCAGAGTTTCTCTACTCCCATGAGCGCCACGCAAACGACCTGCTGCAAGATTACGAAGATCACCACGACCCCGCGCTTCCCCGCCTTCAGCACGCCTTTTCGCACCTCGAGCCCCAAGAAGAGGTCGTGTGGTGGGGTCAGCCCTTATCGGTAGTTTGGAGCCCAACCCCTGTGCCTATCCTCCGCAGCAGCGCTTCTCCTACCGAGAAACCCCTCTCTCCAGACCATGAAAACCCCTCGAGAGCAGGGATTTCTGTGGACGAACTGCGAGGCCAGGTGATCTTTTGGGGCCCAGCCGCTCAAGAAGGCTCGGAGGCCCGCGTCCTGAGACAAAAGCTATTGCGAGTAGAGCTTTCAGCGGCGCTCAGCTCTGCTGCATCGAGGCGCATCCCCCAGGTTGAAAGCGCTCTGGGGGTGACCGTCGAATCCCTAAGCTTCAGGGCCATGACCAGCCGTTGGGGATCATGCCGCTACGAGAAAGGTCGCATCTCGCTCAACCTGGATTTGGCTACCCATGAGCTCTCGGCGCTAGAGATGGTGCTTTGGCATGAGGCCTGCCATCTGCGAGTGCCCAATCATGGACGGGAATTCAAAAATCTTTTGAGCTCGGTGTATCCGCAGTGGAAGACGGTCTCTGACCAGCTGGACTACGAGGGCATGCGCCTCCCCAAGTCCATTGCGAGATAG
- the nrdG gene encoding anaerobic ribonucleoside-triphosphate reductase activating protein, with protein sequence MNYATIKYCDIANGIGVRTSLFVSGCTHACPGCFNEVAWNFHYGNTFDEEEQQAIIDSLAPDYIAGLSVLGGEPMEPANQRALAPFLKRVKRVYPKKTIWVYTGDIFEDLIDPQSPRHTEATSDLLSSIDVLVDGPFIQEFKDITLRFRGSQNQRLLDVPASLKAGRGCPWEDDPLFAQHSMGRQDTRPLSQRS encoded by the coding sequence ATGAACTACGCAACCATAAAATACTGCGATATCGCCAACGGCATCGGTGTGCGTACCAGCCTCTTTGTATCAGGCTGCACCCATGCCTGCCCCGGATGCTTTAATGAAGTGGCCTGGAACTTCCACTATGGCAACACCTTTGATGAAGAGGAGCAGCAAGCCATCATTGACTCGTTGGCCCCCGACTACATTGCCGGCCTAAGCGTGCTGGGTGGGGAGCCCATGGAGCCTGCCAACCAGCGGGCGCTGGCACCCTTCTTGAAGCGCGTGAAGCGCGTTTATCCCAAGAAGACCATTTGGGTCTATACCGGCGACATCTTCGAAGACTTGATAGACCCTCAAAGCCCTCGCCATACCGAGGCCACCTCTGACCTGCTTTCCTCCATAGACGTGCTAGTGGATGGCCCCTTTATTCAAGAGTTCAAAGACATCACCCTGCGCTTCAGGGGTTCTCAAAACCAGCGTCTTCTAGACGTGCCTGCGTCACTCAAGGCCGGCCGAGGCTGCCCTTGGGAAGACGATCCTCTCTTTGCCCAGCACTCCATGGGGCGCCAAGATACTCGGCCGCTCTCCCAGCGCTCTTAG